The following coding sequences are from one Microbulbifer sp. TB1203 window:
- a CDS encoding 5-carboxymethyl-2-hydroxymuconate Delta-isomerase, which translates to MPHLVIEYAHKLEDKVSISALVSAAQEALSQTGLFAPHTIKTRALPYHHFIAGEKGGCFVHAEVRLLEGRNEQEREAVSSAVFNCLCQFADGVPAVTVEVREMDPGCYSKRLPF; encoded by the coding sequence ATGCCCCATCTGGTCATCGAATACGCCCACAAGCTGGAAGACAAGGTCTCCATCAGCGCGCTGGTCAGCGCGGCCCAGGAGGCCCTGAGCCAGACCGGGCTCTTCGCCCCCCACACCATCAAGACCCGCGCCCTTCCCTACCATCACTTTATCGCCGGGGAAAAGGGCGGCTGCTTCGTTCACGCCGAGGTGCGCCTGCTGGAAGGCCGCAACGAACAGGAGCGCGAAGCGGTGAGTTCCGCGGTGTTCAACTGCCTGTGCCAGTTTGCCGACGGGGTGCCGGCGGTGACGGTGGAGGTGCGGGAGATGGATCCGGGGTGCTATTCGAAGCGGCTGCCTTTTTGA
- a CDS encoding DUF4389 domain-containing protein encodes MKNEELKRNLTSGNHWLRLLYMVLFAILLEIAGIVMLAVVVLQFLFSIITGGPNDNLRRLGDQIASYIYQTLQFLIYNTEEKPFPFSEWPESDMEDLSGYESAEEVEAEVVPEQGREEEVIELGSEEAAETEKGGGKE; translated from the coding sequence ATGAAGAATGAAGAACTGAAGCGGAACCTGACCTCCGGCAACCACTGGCTGCGCCTTCTGTATATGGTGCTCTTTGCAATACTGCTGGAAATCGCCGGCATTGTGATGCTCGCGGTGGTGGTACTGCAATTCCTGTTTTCGATCATTACCGGCGGCCCCAACGACAACCTCCGCCGCCTCGGCGACCAGATCGCCTCCTATATTTACCAGACGCTGCAATTTCTGATCTACAACACCGAGGAAAAACCTTTTCCCTTCTCCGAATGGCCAGAGTCCGATATGGAGGACCTGTCCGGCTACGAGAGCGCCGAGGAAGTTGAGGCGGAAGTGGTCCCCGAACAGGGGAGGGAAGAGGAAGTCATAGAGCTGGGCTCCGAGGAAGCTGCGGAGACCGAAAAAGGCGGTGGCAAAGAGTAA
- a CDS encoding alpha/beta hydrolase, with amino-acid sequence MNQSPHEINLEFDGKTIAARRWGSPDGKPVLALHGWLDNCASFDRLAPLLEGLDLVAVDMAGHGRSYHRSRDANYNIWEEVEDVLGMAHALGWRRFSLLAHSRGAVAAMLTAGTFPDRVERLALIDGLVPPPAEDADAPEILARAIAQRARYGGRKPRRFDSLEAAVEARRNGLFRLSGEAAQALTERGTRPLDGGMTWSSDPRLMSTSTAKLNNAQVQAFLDRATMPIRLVIAEEGIADMIGRLRPVLESRGNIEVREMPGGHHLHMEEGAEPIAEWFGPFLRSETV; translated from the coding sequence ATGAACCAATCCCCCCATGAAATAAATCTCGAATTCGACGGCAAGACCATCGCCGCCCGCCGCTGGGGCAGTCCCGATGGCAAACCGGTGCTGGCCCTGCATGGCTGGCTGGACAACTGCGCCAGTTTTGACCGCCTGGCGCCGCTGCTGGAAGGGCTCGATCTGGTGGCGGTGGATATGGCCGGCCACGGGCGCAGCTACCACCGCTCGCGGGATGCCAACTACAACATCTGGGAGGAGGTGGAGGATGTGCTGGGCATGGCTCACGCCCTGGGCTGGCGCAGGTTTTCCCTGCTGGCCCACTCCCGCGGCGCGGTGGCGGCGATGCTCACCGCCGGCACCTTCCCCGACCGGGTGGAGCGCTTGGCGCTGATCGACGGCCTGGTGCCGCCGCCGGCGGAGGATGCCGATGCCCCGGAGATTCTCGCCAGGGCCATCGCCCAGCGGGCCCGCTACGGCGGGCGCAAACCGCGTCGGTTCGACAGCCTGGAGGCCGCGGTGGAGGCTCGCCGCAACGGCCTCTTCCGCCTCTCCGGGGAAGCGGCCCAGGCTCTCACCGAACGCGGCACCCGCCCCCTGGACGGCGGGATGACCTGGAGCAGCGACCCCCGCCTGATGTCCACCTCCACCGCCAAACTCAACAACGCCCAGGTGCAGGCCTTCCTGGACCGGGCCACCATGCCCATCCGCCTGGTTATCGCCGAGGAGGGCATCGCCGATATGATCGGGCGCCTGCGCCCGGTGCTGGAAAGTCGCGGGAATATCGAGGTGCGGGAAATGCCCGGCGGCCATCACCTGCACATGGAGGAGGGCGCCGAACCCATCGCCGAATGGTTCGGCCCCTTCCTGCGCAGCGAAACCGTGTAG
- the sixA gene encoding phosphohistidine phosphatase SixA, translated as MQLLILRHGEAEPMAAAADESRQLTERGRTQVSRICELRAEELEQVRAIWASPFVRTQQTAEIVAESLGLPVITEPLLIGGTPPQRVIDALGQAKSFPLLLVSHQPLVGRLVNGLCGSDNAHSLGTASLACLQAEVWATGCAELEWLQHPE; from the coding sequence GTGCAACTGCTGATCTTGCGCCACGGTGAAGCCGAGCCCATGGCTGCGGCGGCGGATGAATCCCGCCAACTGACCGAACGCGGCCGCACCCAGGTGTCCCGGATCTGCGAGTTGCGCGCAGAGGAGCTGGAGCAGGTGCGCGCCATCTGGGCCAGCCCTTTTGTGCGCACCCAGCAGACCGCGGAAATCGTTGCCGAATCGCTGGGACTGCCGGTGATCACCGAGCCGCTGTTGATCGGCGGCACCCCGCCCCAACGGGTTATCGATGCCCTGGGCCAGGCGAAAAGCTTTCCGCTGCTATTGGTGAGCCACCAGCCGCTGGTGGGCAGGCTGGTCAACGGCCTGTGTGGCAGCGACAACGCCCACTCCCTGGGTACCGCCAGCCTGGCCTGCCTGCAGGCGGAGGTGTGGGCCACGGGCTGCGCCGAGTTGGAGTGGCTGCAACACCCTGAATAA